Below is a window of Gossypium hirsutum isolate 1008001.06 chromosome A12, Gossypium_hirsutum_v2.1, whole genome shotgun sequence DNA.
GAATTGAGTAATAACCAACACTTGATCCTAAATATAATAATTCCTTATAttcttattaaatattaattttagttactgtatttttatttttaagattttagtttttttatatttcaatttttaaaattcaggtcTAATTATTAATgcggttaattttttattaaatttattggtataaccttttgaaattgaaaaaaaaatctcacTTGATAGCCATATAATTAAAATGCCGACATtgcaataaatttaaaattaacaaattaacttTAATAGCCTTAATCATTAGACTTACAATTTTAAATCGAAAAAGTATAAGtaaattttttcaaataaaaataaatgattatatttcaaaacatataaaaagtatattaacttataacatattttaacctttaaataatatttatttaatattttttataatttatattcgaAATTCGTGTTTATCCTTAATaacaatacatatatatagaaaaatatatatccGCCTAACATTTGATACTAACTTTTAAATAATATGTCATTAATTAAACATTGATATCCTACTAAACACGGTCTAATTGGAGCTATACTCTGGGCATTTATTTCTGTTGCTTTCCCAAATGGTAACTTTATGAATTTTATAAGTTATATTGATTTGTGGGGCAGCCTTAATGAGTTAGTAATATGGAAAAGTTTGATGaccttttattattaaataagataaaaagatataataacttcatttaaatataattaattatattaaaatattaaaattctagAATTTATACTAGAGATCTTATATCTTCAACCTTTAAATTTAATATTCTaaatttaagaattattatttttttataattaatatttaattatatttaaataaaattattagtatttttttacgAGTTCtccacatttttttatttaatttaataataatgtgtCAAATTATCATTTACTAATGGTACATGAGATTTACGCATTGACGCTATATCAAATATTATCCATTTTTATGGTATTAATGGGTATTTCTTttcgaaaaataatttcatttcttaTGATCAAAAGAAAGGAGCGTTAAAGCTCCAATAGATTGGAAATCGAAACCAAAGAACTACATATCAGAAACTGATGTGAACCATACAAAGAAAACTATCTGCCTCGAACCTATCACTTCGAAAGAAACATCGAAAAgaaaaacaattgtttctgatacAAGCCTTATCATTGGTTGTCTACCACAAAACTTTCATGAGCTCATACGTCAGATCTAAATGATCCAAACCACTAGTCGAAGTGTTGACAAAAACAAGGCATTGTGGATTAAAGCTAACCATGCAATATCAATTGGACTTGAGAAAAACAAGCCACCATGGACATGAGAATTACCCGAGTTGCTACCAACTTGAGGggatttattattctaaaaatattcATTTGGATTGAAAAATAACCAGATCTTGCAAAAGAGAAGAGAGCGGGGAACGAAGAGGAGATGGAAGaagagaaaattaaataaaaaaacaggaAAATATATGAGAGGGAGGAAAGAATAGGAGGAAGAGGGGGGAGAAGAAAGGAAAGGAGATGAGGGTGGGTGGCTTCTAGAGTAGTCCATGGGTTGGGCCGCCCAAAAAatataggcttgaaaaatgactttGAGGAAAAATACAATGCTTATTTAGAAAATGAGTCGGACATTGGGTAAGTTTTTTAGGCCCTGGCTTGGCCTGACTtgaattttcaataataaaaaaacctgttgtttttttgctcctttttttcatgttttacaGATGTTTTCTCACTTTTTTGCTACTATTTCATTATCATGTTGccactattttattattaattcttgGACATTGTATaacatttgttttattgttaattttactactattttagaggcatttacttgttaagttatacttatcttagtgttatttaagtataaatattttcttaatttattttcaattagttgaaaatatttattttaacatttttagtgtatttggtatattatattttttaaaattttttatataaaaaaatagaagtaaaaaagTTAATACGAGCCAAGTtcgaattttagtatttttatccaaattgtgCTTGGACAAAAATTTAGTCATATTTTTGGGATTGGGCCCACACCTAACAATCTtacttaaaattttgttaagaccCTACCCAATCCATAGACAATtctaataattacaaattgtcAAAAGACGGAATCGCTGGATCCCAAAAGTAATCGGAAAGaagattcaaaattttaaatgtaattataaaaaaactaaaaataatttaaatattgaagaaaatattaattaaaagtaCAGTAAACAatgaaaacataccaaaacaaacgTACACCATTTAATAGGGAATTAAAATCTAAGTTGGGCAGCAATTAATGACTAATTCACTATCATCATGGCTAAGCACTGTCCTGTACCTATTCGGCTATTCTTGACCCCTATGGCCTATGGGTGGGGTTATAACCGGGCAAATGCAACCTATTCTTGACCCCCAGTATTATCTATATAAAGTTGGTGCTAATTTTGAATAGTAGTTGAAGTTTCTGTATTCATAAAAAAAACgtgtatataatataattatttagatgTGGAAACTAACATTAATGAAAAAGGTTTTCGGGTCATTTAGaagaatatataatttattaaatattataatgcttatttataattaattttttgtgaactttttttttaaaattgttaaatttttataaagCATATGTAAAATGTTACCTAATTTGCATAAAgtatatttaaaattaagattttaacaatccaactaattttttcatttgaaaaattaatttaactaaaatttaaaggttgagtaccaaagtgataaaaaaaatagtGCCAAAGTGATAAAAGAGATAAACATTAGGggttaaatattttatgattttgtcaatattttataaatatagctgttacataaaaaaatgatataataataaatttaggctcaacgtttatatttttgtaaatttgacatttatggtttttttaattaaatttggccattaaatttttaagtaaagagttaaataaatcttttaataaaaatattaactaaaatattaattttttaacgtTGTTGGCATAGCAATCCACGAGTACACTGATATgacactatttattttatatgtcacgtcaataaattattttaaaataaaaataaaaattcaaaattcaaaaaattagaataaaatacatgctatttttaaaaaattaatgattaaatttgactattttaaaaaagtaaaagaccaaatttaactaaaagaaagaccaatttgataaaaaaataaaaacattaaaaattaaatttcaaaattatggaaaaaaagaGTACAATAACCTCATAGATGTGTCATAATCTAAGACACATAACATGTAATgtatatgtgtacatatatacatttacataTGAGGTGGCATAGGTTGGTAAGAGCCACGACGTTAAACTGATTCGCGGCGGCAGAGGGGTAGGTTTGGGTCAACGTGCAATCACCGTCCATCTATATTGCAAGAATCTAATTCTTCTTACTCTTGCTTTGGAATCTAAGTATGCATGTCCCACTCCCCAAAGATTTTGTTATAACTAATGTTCTTCTCTTACATAAACTGAATAAATAGTCAAAGCTAAAGCCAATCGCCGATCACACTTTTGTCTGAAACCAGCAACAATGGTGGACCAACTCACCGACGAACAAATCGCTGAGTTCAAAGAAGCTTTTAGCCTCTTCGACAAGGATGGCGATGGTATGCTATGCTATGTTCCATTCatagtttgattttctttttccttttatttcccATTTTTTTGTTCCTCTTTGTTCAGTTTagaattaatgttttaatatcCCCTGTTTTGGTTGGAATTTGAATAATGCTTTGTTTAAGAAGGGTAAAAGCAGCTTTTTGTATTGGGAATTAAATTCAATTATGTATCATTTACTCAAAAgatgagtaaattaatttttatacgttaaataaaagaataaaatatttgttTCCGTTAAAAATTTCGATTTATTTTTAGGTTAAGTGATGATGTATCTTTATCTAGTTGCTTGAACTAGTCCCTTCATTTTATTTGAATTAGTTCCTTCATTTCAGTATAAGGTATACATGACATATCACATGTCACTATATAGTTATTCCATTCATCATGTTAATCCTTGACAATAGAATTGAGTGGAATTTTAAACAGAAaaactaatttactctttaatctaatatatagaaattaatttattaatttttttaatataggaGCAAAATATAATCCAATTTTTAATAAACAAACTCCTACGTAAAATGCTTTGTTGACTTTCTTTGAGATGCTTTGTATTTGCTATGCCTTGAAAGCTAATGTTTACATGCCTTTTCTTAGAGCCAGTTTTGCTTCTTATTTAAGggatatgcatgtatgtatgtcgATGTTTGTGTTACCATATTGTTGATTCCGAACTATGTCTTCGATCTAATATGGTTATGTTCTAGATTAAAGCTTTGCTCGGTACCAAGGTTTTATTCTGTTTTTGTCTGGGGTGTGTGTGTACAGGCTGCATCACTACAAAAGAGCTGGGAACGGTGATGAGATCTCTTGGACAAAATCCAACTGAAGCTGAACTGCAGGGTATGATCAATGAGGTCGATGCTGATCAAAACGGCACCATCGACTTCCCCGAGTTCTTGAATTTGATCGCACGGAAAATGAAGGTGACTTAAACACTGCATTTAGTCGGACTTATTTCACCGAAACGCACGCTCATTTGCAATTCCGATGACTATAAACATTGtatttgaaaatgttcagtaGAATCGGGTTTGTTTCTCAGATTCCAACGGTAATCGGACGAATGAAACGCATAGCTATATAAATGATCAAGGCATCATCGGATTCTCTTCTCTTGAACCGACATTTAATTGTATTGATACATTTGGTGATTTTGGTCTTTTAATTCTCATATAAAGGATACCGATTCGGAGGAGGAACTTAAGGAAGCTTTCAAAGTTTTCGATAAGGATCAGAACGGCTTTATTTCTGCAGCCGAGGTAATAAAACACGAAATACTTCCTCGAAAAATCGCTTGCTCTCCAACGGTTGGTTTGTTTTTTCACTGTGCAGCTCCGGCACGTGATGACGAATCTCGGGGAAAATTTGACCGATGAGGAAGTCGATGAAATGATTCATGAAGCAGATACCGACGGTGACGGGCAAGTGAACTATGAGGAGTTTGTAAGGATGATGGTGGCAAAGTGATGGCACTTTGTTTTATTTGTTATCTTATGTTTAAGCAGCATGAAGTACTTTTTCTAATATCTGAATTAATTTACCTGAAAAGTTCCGTTCTGAATGTTGCCATCTTCGTTTATGTCCGAACCGAACCAAGCcgtaatataaattattttaatatgatttttgggtggCTGTGAATGTGATTGGTAAAACGTACCATCCAAAATTGTAACTTGTATTCGGCTAATGTTGAGTTTATGTTGGCTTAATAAGTATTGTGGTCCTTTCTAATGAAAGCTTTTGTATTCTGAGTtagattttatattatataatttatttaaaaaaaagtgattgtatattaaattaaagagaaaattagttttttcttttaaaaaatttatctacTTCTTCTGTTAAAAATAAAAGTGACTGACAAGATAATCAGATAGTTACACGTGGTGTACCATATGTATCTCATGCTAACgtacaaaaatcaatttttaatcaACTTAATCGATGAATCCCCAAAATCAATTGGTTACTCAATTGATAAGTTGGATAGATTTTCAAAAAATGTTGATCCACTGCTTTCCTTTGTTCTTATGTAGGGGCGGTAATAAGGGAGGCAGGTAATGGCCTTAACCTCCCTAgattggtaaaatttttcttttaatcctTCAAATTTATTAACTTGtcaattaattaaatgataaaatatactttaaactcttaaaaGGTTTAAATAATCAATCTTGATctcttaataaaaattttctgaattatGAAACTAGTTGAGTTAGAAATTAGTAGAGGTGTCCATAGGCTAAAGTTTAGttccaaaaaaaattcaagtctaGACTCATTTTTTGGCCAGTTTAACTCAACCCGCTCAAAAAGctcattttacttttaaaaatattaaaaaatatattttaattgatattttatatactttttaaagtaaatttaaaaatattttttattatttaaattaaatttaggcTGAAACAGCTGAAGTGCGAAAATTCTTATTTAAGCTTAGCCCTGATCTAGTCAAGTAGAGCAAGATACCGACCATTGGACAGTTCTAGACACTAGGGATGAGAGGAGCTTTTAATTATTTGAGGGTGATTATTAAGAAAAGCTAAAGTGAAATgaaatgcttgaaaattgatGGAATGTTAGCCCAAGCGATGACAAAGTGTATTTGATAAATTGCAATGCCAAAAGATTTGGAAATTTTAGGTAGGACTAATTTGTTGTTAGGTCCTCAACTATTTGCCAAAAAAGAGTAAAACGTTTCCAATATATCACGACCCATGCCTCGTAGATCAATATTTTTGACTAAGAGGATCACTTTGTGAGTTGAGAAATCTGTGAACTCGAATCATTAGGACCACTTGCTTAACATGAATGGAATGTTAACCATTCACGCATCATATATATTCATTCTTTGGACATGACAATTCATAGGAGAGATTAGTTCATGACAACCTATAATAACAAAAGACATATAAACTGACTAACTATCAAGAGAGCACTTCAAAAATTTACaaacaccaaaaaaaaagaaCCAAGACATATTCTCTTTTACGAGTGAACCATCTTAAACTACTACATCCTTAtctctctacatatttccatcaaGGGAGACAGGACCCTCTTtgcttttttataatttagattttttatttttgtacattAATCCTTACGTGAAATGAAGGCTACAATGTCATTGTTTGCACATTGGTTCCTTTTTATAAAGCAAAAGACTTTTGATCTTTTAGCTTTGATGCCTTTGACTTTTTGGAGTTGCCCACAGCAAACTTCTCTTTTTGGATTTAAAGAGGAGTCTCCTCTCCCCACCCCACTCACATGGTTTGTTTCTTCACCCATCACTATTCAACTTTGGGGGAAATTTCTAAAAGGGGTTTTGTGGATCAAAAGATTCCCATTTCATCATTAGGGTTTACTGCGGCTAGCCTTttaacatacttatatatatatgtgctcATTGATTCATTTTACTTAGTTTTGttctttatatataaattttagataCAAAGGAAATGAATAGTTTTCTTAGGCCTAATATAGGCCCAAAGACATATATAGCAAGAGATGGCATTTGAGGTCAAATTACTTTAGAGCTGATGTATATTGTCGAGAAAACTATCACGTAGGGACAAAGGGAGGGGTAGACAAGGATCTGAGCCcctctcccccccccccccaaattgaaaatttttgtttagACCCCTTACAAAATTATATGCTAATAcatggtaaaattatagttttactcctcaaaataataaattttcgaattaacctttttaaaaattacaaaaatagaagtcaatatagtaataaaattatattttatctcttataaaaatatattagacagatccaaatttttttttaactatgCCTCTACTATCATAAACCTTAAGAAAATCAACTATTTCTTGATATTAACTTATCgtgaattaaaaatcaatattcatcaacaatttaattattataatttgatattcatacattgaaaaaaCACATTTCCCACATCAtgcatacatattttttaaactcTAGAAGCCTCCATAGCTAGCCCTCACCTAACAACAACAAGAGATTAATCAACTCAACCACCCAAAAACACCTCGataataaacataccaaaaccatGGGCCATTTAGATCCTTCCTCGCAAAGCATTTGTCCCTTCATGGAAGCCTTTTTCTCTTGTTATCTTTTTAACATTCATTCTATTGTGAGACACATGCTATGGTGTTACCACTTAAAACTTCCTTTTCTTGGTCACTTTTTGTTCCTAGTTCTCTCCCACCTACAATGCTTATCATACATAGATACATATCAAAGACAAAGACATAAGGAGGCAGTTTTGCCCCTCAAATAGTAGATTTGCCATTtaactctttaaatttttataaaattatatgttaacATGATAGTAATTTATGATTTATCTCTGATTTCTTTGAAGTAATTTTCTGATTTCGTCCTTATACATAAATAAGGTCAAGATTTGCAACACAAATCCATGCAGTCCAAGTTGATGATGGTATCACACACTTTTTAGGTGTGTGTTTTGGCTTTAGAGTAAGATGATATAATGAATCCACTACTACCATATTAAGATGATAGAGGTAGGCAGGCACATGGAGACTAAAAAGGGACCTCTACCCAGAATAGAGTATACATTacaacccaaaaagaaaaaggagatagaaaaagaaaagggggatCAAAAAGAAAGAACATATCCACGCTCCTTGTCTGATCTCTAGATGCATAAATTTACTTTAAcctctttattatttatatatatatatgtgtgaaggTGATCGGTGGATGTCACTTTGTAATAAAAACGAGattaattttacaattcaataaatagatttaatttttgtactattaaaagaattaaataacgTTTTTTAAATCCTAATGTAATTCCTCTTTtccttaattttatatttaaaaaaatattatctagTGAATTACAATAATGATGGATATAACAAATGTGAATGACAAACTCAACGTTAGTTACGTAGGAGTCTTAATACACTTAACATCCAATTCAATGAAACAGTTATAAGGTATAATGGCCCTTGAATTATACTTATTTTTTGGATTgacccttaatttttttaatcataaaTAATCCCTAAAATTTTATCCTGTCATATATTTTAGTCCCAAAATATTACAgggttaaaaaaaatcatattatataaGATAAGAATAAGAATGAGAGTGGAAAAGGCAAAGGCAAAGGCTGCCTAACTCGGTGGTAAtccatttatttaattatatgaaGGAAAGAGTGGGATTCGAAAACACATGCATCGCAGGTGAATGGCGCTAATTGCAATCATATTGCCCATGCATTTCGACGATCCAATTCTAATGCTTCAAATCTTTTgtcctaattaaataattaattacatacCCGTAATGGTCCCACTTCTTTTGGAGAGTAGCAGCCCAGCTGCTTCTATTATTTTCTTTCCTATCATACGTATGAGGAGAGATTCATTCTTATCCTTGCATTCAATAAcataaaattttgagttaatttagtattttcttaatatgcatttaaatgttaaatgttgcTTGTATGGAATACATAGTTATTCACTTTTAATTAGGATAAATATTAAGCTTATACATTAACTTTGTTTCAATatgtaatttgatacatgaagtttgattttattcaattgtacatatttaaagaaataaagacATGCGTATAGTAAAATGatgttaatttgataatattgttagtgatttgtaaaaatcaaaacaaatcaaGATTTCAcgtataaaattgtaaaaaatcaaaattactgTATAACATTGTACATTGGATTattcctaaaaataaattaatgttataGTATTGTAAGTTGAACATCCTATATGTGGTGCATACAAAGTAACAATTTTAGGGTGTGAGATGCCATGAATTATAAGTGGTTGTGAatagaatatttttttataggatttttaaactccttaaaatagaaaataatatgtATTTCAAATGCACttgaatttatgttattttaattattattataataataacgaTACAAGTTCGAAATATTTTAATAGGCAGTTTGAATACCTGCTGAAGATCATGAGAGGTGAAATTTtaagagaggaaaaaaaaaaggctgaTATAAAAGCTGAATGTTTAAAGCAAAGCATGTAACAAAGAAAGCTGACCCtaaggccaaaagaaatgaaagcaAAAAGGCCTTTTCTTTCCTATCCCATGTTATAGTAATAATTCTATTAAACTGCGGAATGAATAAGGACAAAATATCTTATATTAAAGGTAAATGTGTTATGGAGTTACTTATATtaagatttatattttattttgttctttctattaaaaaaataataaattaatccttatacattagattaaaaagtaaattaatcatTCTGTTAAAAGTCTATTTATTTTCACTGTTAATTCATATACATTAGTATGAGGTATATGTAGCATGTTTAGTTATCTCATCAAGCACActaaattttaacaataaaaataaataaaatttttaatcgaaATGACTAATTCACTCTTTAATCTAACGTAGCgtgactaatttacttatttctaaATACGTAAAATACATTCTTacttttaatataaaaacttccataatacttttacctatATTACATTTTAAATCAACATCAATATCGAATTTCAATAGTTTGAAAAATCTATTaatctttctctctctctctctctctctccataTCCTCTATCAgccttcccttttttattttctttccaaacATAGCCTCTTCAATTTTTTCAAGAAGAAAAAGGCAAGATCAACACCAATTTATTTGCAAAAGAATATATACATACACGCATACATATAGCTTCTTTGGGTTTATATCAAACAAGGGAAGTTTTTAATCTGCTCCAAcactaacccatgctagccaacACCTCTTGTTCCTCAATTCCCTCTTCAAAGCCAATCCCATGCTTTGAAAATGGTGATAATAACAAcaataagagaaaaagaagacCTGCAGGAACACCaggtaacatatatatatatatgcatatcatataaattatatacaGTATATTGAATACAATTTACAGTTCTTGGGGATGGTGGTGCAGATCCAGATGCTGAAGTGGTTTCACTTTCACCGAAAACACTACTAGAATCAGATCGTTACGTTTGTGAGATCTGTAACCAAGGGTTCCAACGAGATCAAAACCTACAGATGCACCGGCGACGACATAAGGTTCCATGGAAGTTGCTGAAAAGAGAAACACCGGCGGTGAAGAAAAGGGTGTTCGTTTGTCCCGAGCCGAGCTGTCTCCACCATCAACCTTGCCATGCTTTAGGCGATCTGGTTGGGATCAAGAAACACTTTAGGAGGAAACACAGTAACCATAAACAATGGGTGTGTGAGAAATGTTCGAAGGGGTATGCGGTTCAGTCTGATTATAAGGCTCATCTTAAAACTTGTGGTACCCGTGGCCATTCTTGTGACTGCGGCAGAGTTTTTTCaaggttatttttattttcttttgccaTTCTTTTTCTTGTTAAATCAACAGTGGTTCAGATTCTAGTGTTACTCTATCTTTTCAAAGGATAAAGATTTCACCAGTTCCAGACCATGATTAAAAAATCTTTTCTACACTGTTGACTTAAGAATGAAGAAACATATAAagcttttgatttttttgactgatGGAACCTTAATATAGTATTAAGCAGCTGTTTATATACAGTTGGCACATTTTCCGAAGATCACTTTCCCGTTGGTCGTGTTGCTGGGAATTAATTAAGCTTCAACACAGTCTACCTACTGATTAGGGTAATAGATATAAAGTCAATATTTGATATATAATGAATCCATCATTCGAAAGTAACCCTATTACCCAATATATATAGTATGCTTACAATAAGGTAGGTTCTTCTATTAGTACTTGTAGCATTTAGttttttaggttactttcatTAGTTTTGTAATAACCTAAATGGTAatagttataaattaattattttttataattaatcttGTACTATGAgtaaatttatatgattatatcATATTCTCAattattcttaatttattaattaattttttgtaagTAATATATAGATATAATAAGTTAACATAGTATTACATATATAATAGTATATTTTATagcataaaattttagaaataacaacatttaatccgcaataatttaaaaaaaaatttgatttcatattgattgattatcctttttattttttctagagTTGAGAGTTTCATAGAACATCAAGATGCATGCCGTATGGGGCAATCACAGAAAGTGCAGCAGCCACCTAGCTTGTCTCCAACAGCTTCAACCCCAAGTACTCCATCTAGTGATATCATGTTCTTCAGCCCTACAAAAGATAATCCCACCACCACAAACCGCGGCGACCACCACAATTTGGAGCTTCAACTCTTAACCACATCCTCAAACCCAACAGAGCCCTTTGTTCCCCATAAAGAAAACCATAACAACACTCATTATTCCACTCAATTACACCTCTCGATCGGCTCATCCGACGAAAAAATGGAATCGACTGTAACGACTGATACGAGCAAGGTATCGGCGCTCGAGCAACTGAAGATGGCGATGGCGGAGCTAGCTTATGCCGAAGAGGCGAGAAAACAAGCAAAGAGGCAAGTTGAATTGGCCGAACAAGAGTTCGATAGGGCGAAGAGGATCAGACAACAAGCACGAGCTGAATTTGAAAAGGCTCAAGCTTTAAAGGATCGTGCGAACAAGCAAATCGAGACCACCATTGTTCAAATAACTTGCCATGCTTGTAAGCAGCAAGTTCAAGACAGAACACCTGTGGAAGAGAACTCCATTGTTGTGAGTTACGTTTCATCAGCTATATAACGAGTACCGGTTGAAAAAAAGAAGCGATACAGCAACATTTGGTGattgaatttggtaatttttcactTTGGTCCTTGACTTTTTTATTACTTCATATTGGTCTTGAAATTTGGCAACCTTTTTCAGTTTGATCCTTTCTGTTAAGGCATGGTGACATGGTATTATGAGATTGTTCCACATCATCAcctaaaatttttttagtttttaaaattaaatttatttatgattttatagTATTTTcagtattttttgtaatttttagattttatataatattttttaaaaattcaacttaaaaaaCACAAGTTCAGgatcaaattggaaaaaaaattgttaattttcaGGATTaatgtgaacaaaaaaaaattaaaactgaattttaaaaatttgttaaattcaaagGCTAAATATTGCTTTATCTCGTatttaaagatattttataaaggttaattactAACAGTAACATATAAACCAATTAATCACATTCATATATACATAAACTTTCCTTTGATCTAAGTGTACCTTATACTCTTTGAGCTTTTGAAATTTAGTTCTCTGGTTTAGTTCCAAGAATTTAAACCCTTTAGTTGTTTAATTTAAAATccaataatttgatttttaaat
It encodes the following:
- the LOC121211258 gene encoding calmodulin; amino-acid sequence: MVDQLTDEQIAEFKEAFSLFDKDGDGCITTKELGTVMRSLGQNPTEAELQGMINEVDADQNGTIDFPEFLNLIARKMKDTDSEEELKEAFKVFDKDQNGFISAAELRHVMTNLGENLTDEEVDEMIHEADTDGDGQVNYEEFVRMMVAK
- the LOC121211259 gene encoding zinc finger protein SHOOT GRAVITROPISM 5; translated protein: MLANTSCSSIPSSKPIPCFENGDNNNNKRKRRPAGTPDPDAEVVSLSPKTLLESDRYVCEICNQGFQRDQNLQMHRRRHKVPWKLLKRETPAVKKRVFVCPEPSCLHHQPCHALGDLVGIKKHFRRKHSNHKQWVCEKCSKGYAVQSDYKAHLKTCGTRGHSCDCGRVFSRVESFIEHQDACRMGQSQKVQQPPSLSPTASTPSTPSSDIMFFSPTKDNPTTTNRGDHHNLELQLLTTSSNPTEPFVPHKENHNNTHYSTQLHLSIGSSDEKMESTVTTDTSKVSALEQLKMAMAELAYAEEARKQAKRQVELAEQEFDRAKRIRQQARAEFEKAQALKDRANKQIETTIVQITCHACKQQVQDRTPVEENSIVVSYVSSAI